One Corythoichthys intestinalis isolate RoL2023-P3 chromosome 9, ASM3026506v1, whole genome shotgun sequence DNA window includes the following coding sequences:
- the dyrk3 gene encoding dual specificity tyrosine-phosphorylation-regulated kinase 3 isoform X1, with protein sequence MMIISRKPEGPISTVRHGDGLYDSYMRTDHILKEDTDTSSPSGLPPMPKHTAVSNKGVMRDQITVRGGQLKVKYLYEDSANNRKIGGIAAAQNAGQTASKPAPATAVSKDHSVDSSESSKGSNDNSGSHGVANGGNGTKLCGPLTPEQAVRLYRTQLTGLEQSEIHSYPDVYFVGPNAKKRPAVTGGSNNCGYDDDQGGYINVPHDHLAYRYEFLKIIGKGSFGQVAKVYDHKLQQHLALKMVRNEKRFHRQAQEEIRILEHLRKQDRNGTMNVVHMLEHFTFRNHICMTFELLSMNLYELIKRNKFQGFSLPLVRKFAHSILQCLEALSRLRIIHCDLKPENILLKQQGRSGIKVIDFGSSCFEHQRVYTYIQSRFYRAPEVIFGARYGLPIDMWSFGCILAELLTGYPLFPGEDEGDQLACVMELLGMPPQKVLEQAKRVKTFINSKGHPRYCGTNTLPTGATVLTASRSRRGKLRGPPASKEWNAALKSCEDATFIDFIKKCLDWDPSSRLTPSQALRHPWLYRRLPKPLPGAERSQGAAVKRLPEHHCTSFPSIAAKGGSGLGTAASNNKLRSNMLGDAGEAVPIRTVLPKLVT encoded by the exons GCAGTCAGTAACAAGGGTGTGATGAGGGATCAGATCACTGTACGAGGCGGCCAGCTGAAGGTGAAGTATCTGTACGAGGACTCCGCCAACAATCGCAAGATCGGCGGAATCGCCGCGGCCCAGAACGCCGGCCAGACAGCCAGTAAACCGGCACCGGCCACTGCCGTGTCCAAGGATCACAGCGTTGACAG CTCCGAATCCAGCAAGGGCTCCAACGACAACTCCGGATCTCACGGAGTCGCCAACGGAGGGAACGGTACCAAGCTGTGCGGCCCCCTCACGCCGGAACAGGCCGTGAGACTGTACCGGACTCAACTGACCGGCCTGGAGCAGAGCGAGATCCACTCTTACCCGGACGTCTACTTTGTGGGACCCAACGCCAAGAAGAGGCCCGCCGTCACCGGGGGAAGCAACAACTGCGGTTATGACGACGATCAAGGCGGTTACATCAACGTCCCCCACGACCACCTGGCTTACCGCTACGAGTTTCTGAAA ATTATCGGCAAAGGCAGCTTCGGTCAGGTGGCTAAAGTGTACGACCACAAATTGCAGCAGCACCTGGCTCTGAAGATGGTCCGCAACGAGAAGCGTTTCCACCGGCAGGCTCAGGAGGAAATCCGCATCCTGGAGCACCTGCGCAAGCAGGACCGCAACGGCACCATGAACGTGGTGCACATGCTGGAACACTTCACCTTCCGCAACCATATTTGCATGACCTTTGAGCTGCTCAGCATGAACCTCTACGAGCTGATCAAGCGCAACAAGTTTCAGGGCTTCAGCTTGCCTCTGGTCAGGAAGTTCGCTCACTCCATTCTGCAGTGCCTGGAAGCCCTGAGCAGGCTCCGAATCATCCACTGTGACCTCAAGCCTGAGAACATTCTGCTCAAACAGCAGGGACGCAGCGGAATCAAG GTCATCGACTTCGGTTCCAGCTGCTTCGAACACCAGCGCGTGTACACCTACATCCAGTCTCGCTTCTACCGAGCTCCCGAGGTGATCTTCGGCGCTCGCTACGGCCTGCCAATCGACATGTGGAGCTTCGGCTGCATCTTGGCCGAGCTGCTGACGGGCTACCCGCTGTTCCCGGGGGAGGACGAGGGAGACCAATTGGCCTGCGTCATGGAGCTGCTGGGCATGCCTCCTCAGAAggttctggagcaggccaaacgAGTCAAGACTTTCATCAACTCCAAGGGCCACCCCCGCTACTGCGGGACCAACACACTGCCCACGGGGGCCACCGTGCTGACGGCGTCCCGCTCCCGCCGCGGCAAGTTGAGAGGACCCCCGGCGAGCAAGGAGTGGAACGCGGCGCTCAAGAGCTGCGAGGACGCCACTTTTATTGACTTCATTAAGAAGTGTTTGGACTGGGACCCCTCGTCCCGTCTGACCCCTAGCCAGGCCCTCAGACACCCTTGGCTCTACCGCCGCCTGCCCAAACCGCTGCCCGGAGCCGAGAGGAGCCAGGGGGCGGCCGTCAAGCGGCTCCCCGAACACCACTGCACCTCTTTCCCTTCCATCGCGGCCAAGGGCGGCTCCGGCCTCGGTACCGCCGCTAGTAACAACAAACTCAGGAGCAACATGTTGGGAGACGCGGGGGAGGCCGTACCTATTCGCACGGTCCTCCCTAAACTGGTCACTTAA
- the dyrk3 gene encoding dual specificity tyrosine-phosphorylation-regulated kinase 3 isoform X2, giving the protein MRSKQGQMKESPVRHGDGLYDSYMRTDHILKEDTDTSSPSGLPPMPKHTAVSNKGVMRDQITVRGGQLKVKYLYEDSANNRKIGGIAAAQNAGQTASKPAPATAVSKDHSVDSSESSKGSNDNSGSHGVANGGNGTKLCGPLTPEQAVRLYRTQLTGLEQSEIHSYPDVYFVGPNAKKRPAVTGGSNNCGYDDDQGGYINVPHDHLAYRYEFLKIIGKGSFGQVAKVYDHKLQQHLALKMVRNEKRFHRQAQEEIRILEHLRKQDRNGTMNVVHMLEHFTFRNHICMTFELLSMNLYELIKRNKFQGFSLPLVRKFAHSILQCLEALSRLRIIHCDLKPENILLKQQGRSGIKVIDFGSSCFEHQRVYTYIQSRFYRAPEVIFGARYGLPIDMWSFGCILAELLTGYPLFPGEDEGDQLACVMELLGMPPQKVLEQAKRVKTFINSKGHPRYCGTNTLPTGATVLTASRSRRGKLRGPPASKEWNAALKSCEDATFIDFIKKCLDWDPSSRLTPSQALRHPWLYRRLPKPLPGAERSQGAAVKRLPEHHCTSFPSIAAKGGSGLGTAASNNKLRSNMLGDAGEAVPIRTVLPKLVT; this is encoded by the exons GCAGTCAGTAACAAGGGTGTGATGAGGGATCAGATCACTGTACGAGGCGGCCAGCTGAAGGTGAAGTATCTGTACGAGGACTCCGCCAACAATCGCAAGATCGGCGGAATCGCCGCGGCCCAGAACGCCGGCCAGACAGCCAGTAAACCGGCACCGGCCACTGCCGTGTCCAAGGATCACAGCGTTGACAG CTCCGAATCCAGCAAGGGCTCCAACGACAACTCCGGATCTCACGGAGTCGCCAACGGAGGGAACGGTACCAAGCTGTGCGGCCCCCTCACGCCGGAACAGGCCGTGAGACTGTACCGGACTCAACTGACCGGCCTGGAGCAGAGCGAGATCCACTCTTACCCGGACGTCTACTTTGTGGGACCCAACGCCAAGAAGAGGCCCGCCGTCACCGGGGGAAGCAACAACTGCGGTTATGACGACGATCAAGGCGGTTACATCAACGTCCCCCACGACCACCTGGCTTACCGCTACGAGTTTCTGAAA ATTATCGGCAAAGGCAGCTTCGGTCAGGTGGCTAAAGTGTACGACCACAAATTGCAGCAGCACCTGGCTCTGAAGATGGTCCGCAACGAGAAGCGTTTCCACCGGCAGGCTCAGGAGGAAATCCGCATCCTGGAGCACCTGCGCAAGCAGGACCGCAACGGCACCATGAACGTGGTGCACATGCTGGAACACTTCACCTTCCGCAACCATATTTGCATGACCTTTGAGCTGCTCAGCATGAACCTCTACGAGCTGATCAAGCGCAACAAGTTTCAGGGCTTCAGCTTGCCTCTGGTCAGGAAGTTCGCTCACTCCATTCTGCAGTGCCTGGAAGCCCTGAGCAGGCTCCGAATCATCCACTGTGACCTCAAGCCTGAGAACATTCTGCTCAAACAGCAGGGACGCAGCGGAATCAAG GTCATCGACTTCGGTTCCAGCTGCTTCGAACACCAGCGCGTGTACACCTACATCCAGTCTCGCTTCTACCGAGCTCCCGAGGTGATCTTCGGCGCTCGCTACGGCCTGCCAATCGACATGTGGAGCTTCGGCTGCATCTTGGCCGAGCTGCTGACGGGCTACCCGCTGTTCCCGGGGGAGGACGAGGGAGACCAATTGGCCTGCGTCATGGAGCTGCTGGGCATGCCTCCTCAGAAggttctggagcaggccaaacgAGTCAAGACTTTCATCAACTCCAAGGGCCACCCCCGCTACTGCGGGACCAACACACTGCCCACGGGGGCCACCGTGCTGACGGCGTCCCGCTCCCGCCGCGGCAAGTTGAGAGGACCCCCGGCGAGCAAGGAGTGGAACGCGGCGCTCAAGAGCTGCGAGGACGCCACTTTTATTGACTTCATTAAGAAGTGTTTGGACTGGGACCCCTCGTCCCGTCTGACCCCTAGCCAGGCCCTCAGACACCCTTGGCTCTACCGCCGCCTGCCCAAACCGCTGCCCGGAGCCGAGAGGAGCCAGGGGGCGGCCGTCAAGCGGCTCCCCGAACACCACTGCACCTCTTTCCCTTCCATCGCGGCCAAGGGCGGCTCCGGCCTCGGTACCGCCGCTAGTAACAACAAACTCAGGAGCAACATGTTGGGAGACGCGGGGGAGGCCGTACCTATTCGCACGGTCCTCCCTAAACTGGTCACTTAA